In Desulfofundulus kuznetsovii DSM 6115, the following are encoded in one genomic region:
- the rpoC gene encoding DNA-directed RNA polymerase subunit beta', which yields MLDLNNFDRIRIGLASSDMIRQWSSGEVKKPETINYRTLKPERDGLFCERIFGPTRDWECHCGKYKRVRYKGVVCDRCGVEVTRSKVRRERLGHIELAAPVSHVWYFKGIPSRMGLLLDMSPRALEKVLYFVSYIVIDPGNTPLIKKQLLTETEYREYREKYGNAFKAGMGAEAIKELLAEIDLDEMSRELRQELKEVSGQRRVRAIRRLEVVEAFRKSGNRPEWMILDVIPVIPPELRPMVQLDGGRFATSDLNDLYRRVINRNNRLKRLLDLGAPDIIVRNEKRMLQEAVDALIDNGRRGRPVTGPGNRPLKSLSDMLKGKQGRFRQNLLGKRVDYSGRSVIVVGPTLKLHQCGLPKEMALELFKPFVMKQLVNKGYAHNIKSAKRMVERVRPEVWDVLEEVIKEHPVLLNRAPTLHRLGIQAFEPVLVEGRAIQIHPMVCTAYNADFDGDQMAVHVPLSAEAQAEARLLMLSAHNILNPKDGRPVAIPTQDMVLGCYYLTMEKPGAPGEGKVFKDYEEAIMAYYNGAVSLQARVQVRQPNGERLETTVGRIIFNEVVPDELGYLNTVMDKKSLVQLVDDCYRKLGYSATASMLDGIKKLGFHFATRAGITISTSDIIIPPEKKEILADAEKQVETVETQYRRGLITEEERYRKIITIWNEATDKVTKALLNILDKFNPVYMMANSGARGNIQQIRQLAGMRGLMADPSGRIIPVPIKANFREGLAVLEYFISTHGARKGLADTALRTADSGYLTRRLVDVAQDVIVREKDCGTNEGILVQEIKDGTEVIEKLEDRLVGRVALNDILHPGTGEVLVRAEEEIDEEKARAIVNAGIKEVWIRSVITCKTRYGVCVKCYGRNLATGRMVDIGEAVGIIAAQSIGEPGTQLTMRTFHTGGVAGDDITQGLPRVEELFEARRPKGQAVIAEADGVVDVREVKGRREVEITTDSGEKYTYQIPYGARLKVSAGDRVAAGDELTEGSINPHDLLKIKGLHGVYTYLLHEVQRVYRLQGVDINDKHIEVMIRQMLRKVRVEDPGDTDLLPGGVIDKFELEDENRRIREQGGREAVARPVLLGITKASLATDSFLSAASFQETTRVLTEAAIKGKVDPLIGLKENVIIGKLVPAGTGMSRYRNIQLVEAGAEDRQEALESAGAAPANENIDNVRD from the coding sequence TTGCTGGATTTGAACAACTTTGACCGCATCCGCATTGGTCTGGCATCTTCGGACATGATCCGCCAGTGGTCCAGCGGCGAGGTAAAAAAGCCGGAAACAATTAACTACCGGACACTGAAGCCGGAGCGGGACGGTCTTTTTTGCGAGCGCATTTTCGGTCCTACCAGGGACTGGGAGTGCCATTGCGGCAAATACAAGCGGGTACGCTACAAGGGCGTGGTTTGCGATCGCTGTGGCGTGGAGGTTACGCGCTCGAAGGTACGCCGGGAACGCCTGGGGCATATTGAACTGGCCGCCCCCGTGTCCCACGTCTGGTATTTTAAAGGCATTCCCAGCCGCATGGGGCTGCTCCTGGACATGTCGCCCCGCGCGCTGGAAAAAGTCCTTTACTTTGTTTCGTATATTGTTATAGATCCCGGCAACACTCCCCTGATTAAAAAACAGCTGCTTACGGAAACGGAATACCGGGAGTACCGGGAGAAATACGGCAATGCCTTTAAGGCCGGGATGGGTGCCGAGGCGATCAAGGAGCTCCTGGCCGAAATCGATCTGGATGAAATGAGCCGGGAGCTGCGCCAGGAGCTCAAGGAGGTCAGCGGTCAGCGCCGGGTGAGGGCCATTCGCCGCCTGGAAGTGGTGGAAGCTTTCCGCAAATCCGGCAACCGGCCCGAGTGGATGATCCTGGATGTCATCCCGGTGATTCCTCCGGAACTGCGCCCCATGGTCCAGCTTGACGGGGGCCGCTTTGCCACCTCGGATTTAAATGACCTGTACCGGCGGGTCATCAACCGCAACAACCGGCTGAAGCGCCTCCTGGATCTGGGGGCTCCCGATATTATCGTCCGGAACGAAAAGCGCATGCTCCAGGAAGCGGTGGATGCCCTCATTGACAACGGCCGCCGGGGGCGCCCCGTTACCGGCCCGGGCAACCGGCCCTTGAAGTCCTTAAGCGATATGCTCAAGGGCAAGCAGGGACGTTTCCGCCAGAACCTCCTGGGTAAGCGGGTGGACTACTCCGGCCGTTCGGTGATTGTGGTCGGCCCCACCTTGAAGCTGCACCAGTGCGGCCTGCCCAAGGAAATGGCCCTGGAGCTGTTCAAGCCCTTTGTGATGAAGCAGCTGGTGAACAAGGGCTATGCCCATAACATCAAGAGCGCCAAGCGCATGGTGGAGCGGGTGCGTCCGGAAGTTTGGGACGTCCTGGAAGAGGTGATCAAGGAGCACCCGGTGCTTTTGAACCGGGCTCCCACGCTGCACCGGCTCGGCATACAGGCCTTTGAGCCCGTCCTGGTGGAGGGCCGGGCCATCCAGATCCACCCCATGGTCTGTACCGCCTATAACGCCGACTTTGACGGCGACCAGATGGCCGTGCACGTGCCCCTGTCGGCCGAGGCCCAGGCCGAAGCCCGTTTGCTCATGCTTTCGGCCCACAACATCTTAAACCCCAAGGACGGCCGTCCCGTGGCCATTCCCACACAGGATATGGTCCTGGGCTGCTACTACCTGACCATGGAAAAACCCGGTGCTCCCGGTGAGGGGAAGGTCTTCAAGGATTACGAGGAAGCCATCATGGCCTATTATAACGGAGCCGTAAGCCTGCAGGCCCGGGTTCAGGTGCGCCAGCCCAACGGGGAGCGGCTGGAAACCACCGTGGGCAGGATCATTTTCAATGAAGTGGTCCCCGATGAACTGGGTTATTTAAACACTGTGATGGACAAGAAGAGCCTGGTGCAGCTGGTGGACGACTGTTACCGCAAGCTGGGGTATTCAGCCACGGCCAGCATGCTGGACGGCATTAAAAAACTCGGTTTCCATTTTGCGACCAGGGCCGGGATTACCATCAGTACTTCCGATATCATTATTCCCCCGGAGAAAAAGGAAATCCTGGCGGACGCGGAAAAGCAGGTGGAAACGGTGGAAACCCAGTACCGCCGGGGGTTGATCACCGAGGAGGAGCGCTACCGCAAGATCATCACCATCTGGAACGAGGCTACCGACAAGGTAACCAAAGCCCTGTTGAATATCCTGGATAAATTCAATCCCGTGTACATGATGGCCAATTCCGGGGCCCGGGGTAACATCCAGCAGATTCGCCAGCTGGCCGGTATGCGGGGACTCATGGCCGACCCCTCGGGCCGGATCATCCCCGTGCCCATTAAAGCCAACTTCCGGGAAGGGTTGGCCGTGCTGGAATACTTTATTTCCACCCACGGTGCCCGCAAGGGCCTGGCCGATACCGCCCTGCGCACCGCCGACTCCGGCTACCTGACCCGGCGCCTGGTGGACGTGGCCCAGGATGTCATCGTCCGGGAGAAGGACTGCGGCACCAACGAAGGCATTCTGGTACAGGAAATCAAGGACGGTACGGAAGTAATTGAAAAGCTGGAAGACCGTCTGGTGGGGCGGGTGGCCTTGAACGATATCCTCCATCCCGGGACCGGGGAAGTGCTGGTGCGGGCAGAAGAAGAGATCGACGAGGAAAAGGCCAGGGCCATCGTTAACGCCGGCATTAAGGAAGTATGGATCCGTTCGGTGATTACCTGTAAAACCCGTTACGGCGTGTGCGTGAAGTGCTACGGCCGCAACCTGGCCACCGGCCGCATGGTGGACATCGGCGAGGCCGTGGGTATTATCGCGGCCCAGTCCATTGGCGAGCCGGGTACCCAGTTGACCATGCGCACCTTCCACACCGGCGGCGTGGCCGGGGACGACATCACCCAGGGTCTGCCCAGGGTGGAGGAACTCTTTGAGGCCCGGCGCCCCAAAGGGCAGGCGGTCATTGCCGAAGCCGACGGTGTGGTGGACGTGCGGGAGGTCAAGGGACGCCGGGAGGTGGAGATCACCACCGACAGCGGTGAAAAATACACCTACCAGATTCCTTACGGCGCCCGGCTCAAGGTCAGTGCCGGGGACCGGGTGGCTGCCGGAGATGAGCTGACCGAGGGTTCCATCAACCCCCATGACCTCTTAAAGATCAAGGGGTTGCATGGCGTCTATACCTACCTGCTGCATGAGGTGCAGCGTGTCTACCGCCTGCAGGGTGTGGATATCAACGACAAGCATATCGAAGTGATGATCCGCCAGATGCTGCGCAAGGTCAGGGTGGAGGACCCCGGGGATACGGACCTGCTTCCCGGCGGGGTAATCGACAAGTTTGAGCTGGAGGACGAAAACCGCCGGATCCGGGAACAGGGCGGCAGGGAAGCCGTGGCTCGGCCGGTGCTCCTGGGGATAACCAAGGCCTCCCTGGCCACCGATTCGTTCCTCTCGGCTGCTTCCTTCCAGGAAACCACCCGGGTGTTGACCGAGGCAGCCATTAAAGGTAAAGTGGATCCCCTGATCGGGCTGAAGGAAAACGTAATCATCGGCAAGCTGGTGCCTGCGGGTACGGGCATGAGCCGATACCGCAATATTCAGCTGGTGGAAGCCGGGGCCGAAGACCGGCAGGAAGCGCTCGAGTCTGCAGGTGCCGCGCCTGCTAACGAAAATATTGACAACGTTCGTGACTGA